In Ovis aries strain OAR_USU_Benz2616 breed Rambouillet chromosome 14, ARS-UI_Ramb_v3.0, whole genome shotgun sequence, a single genomic region encodes these proteins:
- the SLC1A5 gene encoding neutral amino acid transporter B(0), translating into MVADPPKGDPKGYAAAEPTANGVSTLVPIEDVGSVKGGRCCSRDQVRRCLRANLLVLLTVVAVVAGVALGLGVSGAGGALALGPARLEAFSFPGELLLRLLKMIILPLVVCSLIGGAASLDPSALGRLGAWALLFFLVTTLLASALGVGLALALQPGAAFAAINTSVAAMGPVEEAPTKEVLDSFLDLVRNIFPSNLVSAAFRSYTTSYKEILFNGSPVKVPTGGEVEGMNILGLVVFAIIFGVALRKLGPEGELLIRFFNSFNDATMVLVSWIMWYAPVGILFLVAGKIVEMEDVGLLFASLGKYILCCLLGHAIHGLLILPLIYFLFARKNPYRFLWGIMTPLATAFGTSSSSATLPLMMKCVEEKNGVARHISRFILPIGATVNMDGAALFQCVAAVFIAQLNHRSLDFVKIITILVTATASSVGAAGIPSGAVLTLAIILEAVNLPVHDISLILAVDWLVDRSCTILNVEGDAFGAGLLQSYLDRTEKSNSVPELIQVKSEMPLAALPVPSEEGNPLLKGCPGPAGDADTCEKESVM; encoded by the exons ATGGTGGCCGATCCGCCTAAGGGAGACCCCAAAGGGTACGCGGCGGCGGAACCCACCGCCAACGGTGTCTCGACGTTGGTCCCCATAGAGGACGTAGGCTCGGTAAAAGGCGGCCGTTGCTGTTCCAGGGATCAGGTGCGTCGCTGCCTTCGCGCCAACCTGCTGGTGCTGCTGACGGTGGTGGCCGTGGTGGCCGGCGTGGCACTGGGCCTGGGGGTCTCGGGAGCCGGCGGCGCGCTCGCCCTGGGCCCCGCGCGCCTAGAAGCCTTCTCCTTTCCGGGAGAGCTGCTGCTCCGCCTGTTAAAGATGATCATCTTACCGCTGGTGGTGTGCAGCCTGATCGGCGGCGCCGCCAGCCTGGATCCGAGCGCGCTCGGCCGCCTGGGCGCCTGGGCGCTGCTCTTTTTCCTTGTCACCACACTGCTAGCGTCGGCGCTCGGCGTGGGCTTGGCGCTCGCGCTGCAGCCGGGCGCCGCCTTCGCCGCCATCAACACCTCGGTCGCGGCCATGGGCCCGGTGGAAGAGGCCCCCACCAAGGAGGTGCTCGATTCGTTCCTGGATCTTGTGAG AAATATCTTCCCCTCCAACCTGGTGTCTGCAGCCTTCCGCTCA TACACTACCTCCTATAAGGAGATATTGTTCAACGGCAGCCCGGTGAAG GTGCCCACCGGGGGCGAGGTTGAGGGCATGAACATCCTGGGCCTGGTGGTGTTTGCCATCATCTTTGGCGTCGCCCTGCGGAAGTTGGGGCCCGAGGGAGAGCTGCTCATTCGCTTCTTCAACTCCTTCAATGATGCCACCATGGTGCTGGTGTCCTGGATCATGTG GTACGCCCCTGTGGGCATCTTGTTCCTGGTGGCCGGCAAGATCGTGGAGATGGAGGACGTGGGGCTGCTCTTTGCCAGTCTCGGCAAATACATCCTGTGCTGCCTGCTGGGCCACGCCATCCACGGGCTCCTGATACTGCCCCTCATCTACTTCCTCTTCGCCCGCAAGAACCCCTACCGCTTCCTGTGGGGAATCATGACGCCGCTGGCCACTGCCTTTGGGACCTCCTCCAG CTCCGCCACGCTGCCGCTGATGATGAAGTGTGTGGAGGAGAAGAATGGAGTGGCCAGACACATCAGCCGCTTCATTCTGCCCATCGGTGCCACGGTCAACATGGACGGTGCCGCGCTCTTCCAGTGTGTGGCTGCAGTGTTCATTGCACAGCTCAACCACCGGTCCTTGGACTTCGTGAAGATTATCACCATCCT ggTCACGGCCACAGCATCCAGTGTGGGTGCGGCGGGCATCCCATCTGGAGCGGTGCTCACTCTGGCCATCATCCTCGAGGCGGTCAACCTGCCGGTTCACGACATCTCCTTGATCTTAGCCGTGGACTGGCTAGT GGACCGGTCCTGTACCATCCTCAACGTGGAAGGTGACGCCTTTGGGGCAGGACTCCTCCAGAGTTACCTGGATCGCACAGAGAAAAGCAACTCCGTGCCGGAGCTAATCCAGGTGAAGAGTGAAATGCCCCTGGCCGCGCTGCCGGTCCCCAGCGAGGAGGGGAACCCTCTCCTCAAAGGCTGCCCGGGACCTGCTGGG